In one Penaeus chinensis breed Huanghai No. 1 chromosome 33, ASM1920278v2, whole genome shotgun sequence genomic region, the following are encoded:
- the LOC125042966 gene encoding transmembrane protein 242-like, producing the protein MADEHKAGEASNSNSKTQKTDDDKFRYTAAAFLTGVAGASMLGGFGMTLGMAKKKDPHMFNKGMMGARELHEAGGALAMRALGWGTFYAVTGFSIFCLCAWKLTGSKDLQDFRMKAGSILPRIPKNNPPQSRTEFEGLTDLLQYLINEDERKKQEQMKTKLAGTD; encoded by the exons ATGGCAGACGAACACAAGGCCGGAGAAGCCAGCAATAGTAACTCAAAAACTCAAAAAACCGATGATGATAAATTCAGATATACAG CTGCAGCCTTTCTCACGGGCGTTGCTGGGGCATCCATGCTCGGAGGCTTTGGGATGACCTTGGGAATGGCCAAGAAGAAAGACCCACACATGTTTAACAAGGGCATGATGGGAGCACGGGAATTACATGAGGCAGGTGGAGCCTTGGCCATGAGAGCTCTGGGGTGGGGAACCTTCTATGCTGTGACTGGCTTTTCCATCTTCTGCCTCTGTGCGTGGAAATTGACGGGTTCGAAGGAT CTGCAAGACTTCCGGATGAAGGCAGGAAGCATACTCCCAAGAATACCTAAAAACAATCCACCTCAAAGTAGGACAGAATTTGAAGGGCTGACTGACCTCCTTCAGTACTTAATCaatgaagacgaaagaaagaaacaggagcAAATGAAGACAAAACTAGCTGGAACTGATTAA
- the LOC125043232 gene encoding uncharacterized protein LOC125043232, producing MPIITRSGTKPFLPCGRRRRGRSPSSRRNCFVGAPTASVRFDVGSMKSCGTNGFRYTVEGFRQGRAEEGKDPEAARRFYFFLWGFCLVAYLASTRSAVGVPTCGLVLINGETTSEIGLSVN from the exons ATGCCGATCATTACCAGAAGCGGCACAAAACCTTTCCTCCcctgtggaagaagaagaagaggtcgaAGTCCGAGCAGCAGGAGGAACTGTTTCGTAGGCGCACCCACAGCCTCGGTTAGATTCGACGTCGGATCTATGAAAAGTTGCGGGACCAATGGCTTTAGGTACACGGTCGAAGGATTTAGGCAAGGACGagctgaggaagggaaggatccAGAGGCTGCGAGgcgcttttactttttcctttgggGATTTTGTCTCGTCGCTTATCTGGCCTCGACGCGTTCTGCGGTTGGAGTTCCTACCTGTGGCCTTGTGTTGATAAACG GCGAGACCACTTCAGAGATAGGACTCTCGGTGAACTAA